GCTTTTTACcaccacagatccacagaagGAGAGGCGATCAATAAGTCAAACAGTTaacactaacagactcaataaaaaaatccacataaacagcagcattGCAGCAATAGCTGGTTTAGTTACAATACTGTGGTACCTCAAAGGGAAGCAAATAGCAATAAATCTGTCATATGCCATAGTGACAAGTGTCCACGACTGCACACTtgcaaatatgaaaacaaagaacataTAACTTAAACAAGCCTCATAGAGAATGTATTTCCTGTTGAACAAAAATGTGTCCAAGAGTTTTGGGATGAGAGAGGTGCTCCCACACAAATCTGCCAAAGCCAGGTTGAACACAATCATGTACTTAGGCGTATGAAGAGTCTTGACCAGGTAGATAACTGAGAGAAGGAGGACATTCCCAAGAACAGTCAGGATATAGACGAAACACAGGAAGACATAGTAATACTTCACATGAGGAATGTTGGAAAACCCACTGAGATAGAAATTTGCAGGACgaaaaaatgtgacattaaattTAGGAGCAGCTTTCTCTTCTGAGCCCATTATGAATGTTTGATTCCTTGGatgtaaaaagaaacaataacagAATATATAATAAAGAACAACAGCTGACTGATTGGACTGTTGTAACCAAATTCACCTCCAACAACATCAAGTGTGCAGAGCACGAAagtgtctgtgagagaggtgtCATTTATATTGTGTCCCTCTCATTGTGGGACAGTTGAAATGCTGGTGGCTGTGTCACATGGTCAAGAATTATGTACTGATTTACTTCACTGAGTAACTGTCTCATAGTTTATGTCACTGATGTGCTGATGCAATCGACTGAATTATCCCTTAATGGCACAGTGTAGAAACAggacaaaattaaaacacacgCCACAAATTATAAACCATAAtcagttattttttaaaaaagattaaaaataaatacaccatAAAAATTCAGGTGCTGTGGTTTTTCAGAAGTCATCCcgaaccaaaaatgtcaacctcatggtgaaaagaaaggaaaagtcAATCTTCTGGGAATCATGAATGTCTATACAAAAGAGAGATATATTTATTattctggaccaaagtggtggactgaccgaCTGGCTGGCTGACACGTCAATACATAGGCCACACTGCTAGCACGGCTAACCAAGTATTTAGGTTAAAAGCAGAAGGGATTCATGTtcaaacacagtggaaacactgtGACACAATACCCTGCAATACTGTGTATCAGTGGTGCTCAAACTAGGGGACGTCCCCCCTCGAGGGGGCTTAGAGCCACTGAACAGGAAGCGTGGATAACCAGGAGAAAAATATGGAGTGAAACTGAGTTGAACAAGAGATCATCTTGCAATTGGATCAAACAAGCAACATGGCCTGTCAACATGCTGACGTTCTAACTCATGAATACTCAGCAGTAATAAATgtactgagtactcatgggtcgGACCAAACCATCGCCTAATTCTGCCTTCATTTGATCTCAGCTACAAACCTGGAATGTTTCATGACACCATCCTGCACAGTTGTGATGCTGAGGCATTAACTAAAATTTtccacatagagacagacacataaacatcTGCCAGATTACTCAGAACCAGCTCTCTGGTAGTTCCCACTACAGCAGGTGTCACCAGGACCACATTATCACAtgatgacacacatacatacccacaaggaaaaaacaataccagctctgctgttgcagctggtaaTGAATATGAATTGTGTAGCTTTCTGATGATACCACTCTGACCATTTCAACTTGGATCCTAGTTTACTTGTTGCCTCCCTGACCTTTGTTAATGATTGAtcaacattgtgtgtgtgttggtgggacTTTTTTGAGGGTGACGTttttgtgaaagcagcagctgagcatTACTATTGTTAACAACATAGTGTGGTGCAAATCTGAAATAAAGATTGCTGAAGCAAATCCTTGTCTTTGAGtattttattataaatgaacaaaccTTTGCAAAGGGGTCAGAACACTGAATAGAGTCTGCAATGTCTGACAAAGAAGGCTTCCCCTGAATACACTCTTATACTGTATGTCAAtgtaaggaagaaaaaagggagTGTAAGCAAAGTGCTGAGAGCAGGGAGGGCAGGATAAGGCTGCTACGGCTGCATACACACTAGTTCCATGGCTACATTCGCAATCACAGaggtgcaaaaagaaaaaacattttaaatcatgtGTTCCAGTCATGCAGGAACATCACGTTACCTAAGAACATTATAATGCTGGTAAAATTCCATTACAATGAGTGAAATCCCTGATTTCATTTTGCAGGGAACATCGTTAAATGGCTCCTGCAACAGCAAAATATAATAAGTTACCAGAAATCACAGAACAGCTACAATTTAAAACTGTAGCACTTATTAGTAAGAACTTTATAGTAGaaagtcacaaaacaaaattaggCAATTCTAACACTGTTCTGTAGCATTACTGCAGCGATACAGGCTTCATCTTTTTGGATGAGGTTATATTGCTAAGTCTATTTCTTTTGCAAAGTTTCCTGATAGAGTTCAgcacttcctctgtctttaaAGAATATACAATAGGATTCAGCAAAGCAGGTATGGTGTGTGTCAAAGAGGAGTTTATGATCCTGGCATTAGGATGAATGTAGGAGGTCACTGCAGCTATGTTGGTGCCCACAATGGGTAGGAAGAAAATAGCTACAAGGATCAGGTGAGAAGTACAAGTTTTCAATGCTTTGAGTCGTTCCTCTGCTGATGCAATCCTGCTCAGTGCTATGGAAATGCTAACATATGTGAGCCCAATCAATataagaggaaaacagagtAGTATAGCGAAAGCAATCCATGCCATTATGTTATTTAAAGACGTGTCATTGCAGGCCAGACGATAGACTGGTGCATGATCACAGAAAAAGCTTTTTACctccacagatccacagaagGAGAGGCGATCAATAAGTCCAACAGTTaacactaacagactcaataaaaaaatccacataaacagcagcattGCAGCAATAGCTGGTTTAGTTACAATACTGTGGTACCTCAAAGGGAAGCAAATAGCAACAAATCTGTCATAAGCCATAGTGACAAGTGTCCACAACTGCACACTtgcaaatatcaaaacaaagaacatAGAACTTAAACAAGCCTCATAGAGAATGTATCTCCTGTTGAACAAAAATGTGTCCAAGAGTTTTGGGATGAGAGCGGTGCTCCCACACAAATCTGCCAAAGCCAGGTTGAACACAATCATGTACTTAGGCGTATGAAGAGTCTTGACCAGGTAGATAACTGAGATAAGGAGGACATTCCCAAGAACAGTCAGGATATAGACGAAACACAGGAAGACATAGTAATACTTCACATGAGGAATGTTGGAAAACCCACTGAGATAGAAATTTGCAGGACGAAAAAATGTGGCATTAAATTTAGGAGCAGCTTTCTCTTCTGAGCCCATTATGAATGTTTGATTCCCTGGatgtaaaaagaaacaataacaaaatatataataaagaaCAACAGCTGACTGATTGGACTGTTGTAACCAAACTCACCTCCAACAACATCAAGTGTGCAGAGCACAAAAGTGTCTGAGAGAGAGGTGTCATTTATATTGTGTCCCTCTCATTGTGGGACAGTTGAAATGAAGGTGGCTGTGTCACATGGTCATGAATTACATACTGATTTACTTCACTGAGTAATTGTCTCATAGTTTATGTCACTGATGTGCTGATGCAATCGACTCATTCACCGTTCTGAATTATCCCTTAATGGCACAGTGTAGAAACAggacaaaattaaaacacattccaCAAATTATAAACCataattagtttttcttttataaaaaaagattaaaaataaatacaccatAAAATATCAGGTGCTGTGGTTAATCAGAAGTCATCCTgagccaaaaatgtcaacctcatggtgaagcgagaggaaaagtcagaggatcattaAAATCAGgaggcttcatcctctgggaatcATGAGTGTCTATACAAAAGAGAGATGTATTTATTAATCTGGACCAAAGTAGTGGACTGACAGACTGGCTGGCTGACACGTCAATACATAGGCCacactgctagcatggctaaccAAGTATTTAGGTTAAAAACAGAAGGGATTCATGTtcaaacacagtggaaacactgtGACACAATACCCTGCAATACTGTGCATCAATGGTGCTCAAACTAGGGGACGTCCCCCCTCGAGGGGGCATAGAGCCACTGAACGGGAAGCATGGATAACCAGGAGAAAAATATGGAGTGAAACTGAGTTGAACATGAGGCCATCTTGCAATTGGATCAAACAAGCAACAAGGCCTGTCAACATGCTGACGTTCTAACTCATGAATACTCAGCAGTAATAAATgtactgagtactcatgggtcgGACCAAACCATCGCCTAATTCGGCCTTCATTTGATCTCAGCTTCAAACCTGTAATGTTTCATGACACCATCCTGCACAGTTGTGATGCTGAGGCATGAACTAAATTTTtccacatagagacagacatataaacatcTATTTTACATGTTGCCTCCCCTACCTTTGTTAATAATTGataaacattgtgtgtgtgttggtgggacTTTTTTGAGGGTGACGTttttgtgaaagcagcagctgagcatTACTATTGTTAACAACATAGTGTGGTGCACATCTAAAATAAAGATTGTTGAGGAAaatccctgtgtttgtgtattttattataaatgaacaaaccTTTGCAAAAGGGGTCAGAACACTGGATAGAGTCTGCAATGTCTGACAAAGAAGGCTTCCCTTGAATACACTCTTATACTGTATGTCaatgtgaggaagaaaaaaaggagtgtAAGCAAAGTCTGCTGAGAGCAGGGAGGGCAGGATAAGGCTGCTACGGCTGCATACACACTAGTTCCATGGCTACATTCGCAATTACAGAGGtgctaaaaggaaaaaaacatttaaatcatgTGTTCCAGTCGTGCAGGAACATCAGGTTACCTAAGAACATTATAATGCTGGTAAAATTCCATTACAATGAGTGAAATCCCTGATTTCATTTTGCAGGGAACATCGTTAAATGGCTCCtgcaacagcaaaatacaataaattaccAGAAGTCACAGAACAGCCACAATTTAAAACTGTAGCGCTTATTAGTAAGAACTTTATAGTAGaaagtcacaaaacaaaattaggCAATTCTAACACTCTGTACTGTGGCATTACAGCAGCTATACAGGCTTCATCTTTTTGGATGAGGTTATATTGCTAAGTCTGTTTCTTTTGCAAAGTTTTCTGATAGAGTTCAgcacttcctctgtctttaaAGAATATATAATAGGATTCAGCAAAGCTGGTATGGTGTGTGTCAAAGAGGAGTTTATGATCCTGGCATTAGGATGAAGGTTGGAGGTCATTGCAGCTATGTTGGTGCCCACAATTGGTAGGAATAAAATAGCTACAAGGATCAGGTGAGAAGTACAAGTTTTCAATGCTTTGAGTCGTTCCTCTGCTGATGCAATCCTGCTCAGTGCTATGGAAATGCTAACATATGTGAGCGCAATCAAtatgagaggaaaacagagtaTTATAGTGAAAGCAGTCCATGCCATTATATAATTTAAAGACTTGTCATTGCAGGCCAGATGATAGACTGGTCCATGGTCACAGAAAAAGCTTTTTACcaccacagatccacagaagGAGAGGCGATCAATAAGTCCAACAGTAAATGCTAACATACTCAGTAAAAAAACCCATATACACAACAGCATTGCAGCAATAGCTGGTTTGGTCACAATACTGTGGTACCTCAAAGGGAAGCAAATAGCAATAAATCTGTCATATGCCATAATGACAAGTGTCCATGACTGCACACTtgcaaagaacaaaacaaagaacataGAACTTAAACAAGCTTCATAGAGAATGTATCTCCTGTTGAACAAAAATGTGTCCAAGAGTTTTGGGATGAGAGCGGTGCTCCCACACAAATCTGCCAAAGCCAGGTTGAACACAATCATGTACTTAGGCGTATGAAGAGTCTTGACCAGGTAGATAACTGAGATAAGGAGGACATTCCCAAAAACAGTCAGGATATagacaaaacacaggaagacaAAGTAAATCTTCACATGAGGAATGTTGGAAAACCCACTGAGATAGAAATTTGCAGGACgaaaaaatgtgacattaaattTAGGAGCAGCTTTCTCTTCTGAGCCCATTATGAATGTTTGATTCCCTGGatgtaaaaagaaacaataacagaatataaaataaagaacaacagCTGACTGATTGGACTGTTGTAACCAAACTCACCTCCAACAACATCAAGTGTGCAGAGCACGAAAGTGTCTGAGAGAGAGGTGTCATTTATATTGTGTCCCTCTCATTGTGGAACAGTTGAAATGCAGGTGGCTGTGTCACATGGTCATGAATTACATACTGATTTACTTCACTGGGTAAGTGTCTCATAGTTTATGTCACTGATGTGCTGATGCAATCGACTCATTCACCGTTCTGAATTATCCCTTAATGGCACAGTGTAGAAACAggacaaaattaaaacacattccaCAAATTATAAACcataatttgttatttttttttaacgattaaaaataaatacaccatAAAAAATTCAGGTGCTGTGGTTTTTCAGAAGTCATCCtgaaccaaaaatgtcaacctcatggtgaaaagaaaggaaaagtcAATCTTCCGGGAATCATGAATGTCTATACAAAAGAGAGATATATTTATTattctggaccaaagtggtggactgaccgaCTGGCTGGTTGACACTGCAATACATAGGCCacactgctagcatggctaaccAAGTATTTAGGTTAAAAGCAGAAGGGATTCATGTtcaaacacagtggaaatacTGTGACACAATACCCTGCAATACTGTGTATCAGTGGTGCTCAAACTAGGGGACGTCCCCCCTTGAGGGGGCATAGAGCCACTGAACAGGAAGCGTGGATAACCAGGAGAAAAATATGGAGAGAAACTGAGTTGAACATGAGGCCATCTTGCAATTGGATCAAACAAGCAACAAGGCCTGTCAACATGCTGACGTTCCAACTCATGAGTACTGAGCAGTAATAACAgtactgagtactcatgggtcgGACCAAACCATCGCCTAATTCGGCCTTCATTTGATCTCAGCTACAAACCTGTAATGTTTCATGACACCATCCTGCACAGTTGTGATGCTGAGGCATGAACTAAATTTTtccacatagagacagacacataaacatcTGCCAGATTACTCAGAACCAGCTCTTTGGTAGTTCCCACTACAGCAGGTGTCACCAGGACCACATTATCTCGtgatgacacacatacatatccaCAAGGAGAAAACAATACCAGCTCtgctgttgcagctggtaaTGAATATGAATTGTGTAGCTTTCTGATGATACCACTCTGACCATTTCAACTTGGATCCTATTTTACTTGTTGCCTCCCCGACCTTTGTTAATGATTGataaacattgtgtgtgtgttggtgggacTTTTTTGAGGGTGACGTttttgtgaaagcagcagctgagcatTACTATTGTTAACAACATAGTGTGGTGCACATCTAAAATAAAGATTGTTGAGGAAaatccctgtgtttgtgtattttattataaatgaacaaaccTTTGCAAAGGGGTCAGAACACTGGATAGAGTCTGCAATGTCTGACAAAGAAGGCTTCCCCTGATTACACTCTTATACTGTATGTCaatgtgaggaagaaaaaaaggagtgtAAGCAAAGTCTGCTGAGAGCAGGGAGGGCAGGATAAGGCTGCTACGGCTGCGTACACACTAGTTCCACGGCTACATTCACAATTACAGAggtgcaaaaaggaaaaaaacatttaaatcatgTGTTCCAGTCATGCAGGAACATCACGTTACCTAAGAACATTATAATGCTGGTAAAATTCCATTACAATGAGTGAAATCCCTGATTTCATTTTGCAGGGAACATCGTTAAATGGCTCCtgcaacagcaaaatacaataaattaccAGAAGTCACAGAACAGCCACAATTTAAAACTGTAGCACTTATTAGTAAGAACTTTATAGTAGaaagtcacaaaacaaaattaggCAATTCTAACACTCTGTACTGTGGCATTACAGCAGCGATACAGGCTTCACCTTTTTGGATGAGGTTATATTGCTAAGTCTATTTCTTTTGCAAAGCTTCCTGATAGAGTTCAgcacttcctctgtctttaaAGAATATATAATAGGATTCAGCAAAGCTGGTATGGTGTGTGTCAAAGAGGAGTTTATGATCCTGGCATTAGGATGAAGGTTGGAGGCTGCAGCTATGTTGGTGCCCACAATTGGTAGGAATAAAATAGCTACAAGGATCAGGTGAGAAGTACAAGTTTTCAGTGCTTTGAGTCGTTCCTCTGCTGATGCAATCCTGCTCAGTGCTATGGAAATGGAAACATATGTGAGCGCAATCAAtatgagaggaaaacagagtaTTATAGTGAAAGCAGTCCATGCCATTATATAATTTAAAGACTTGTCATTGCAGGCCAGATGATAGACTGGTCCATGGTCACAGAAAAAGCTTTTTACcaccacagatccacagaagGAGAGGCGATCAATAAGTCCAACAGTAAATGCTAACATACTCAGTAAAAAAAACCATATAAACAGCAGCATTGCAGCAATAGCTGGTTTAGTTACAATGCTGTGGTACCTCAAAGGGAAGCAAATAGCAATAAATCTGTCATATGCCATAATGACAAGTGTCCATGACTGCACACTtgcaaagaacaaaacaaagaacataGAACTTAAACAAGCCTCATAGAGAATGTATCTCCTGTTGAACAAAAATGTGTCCAAGAGTTTTGGGATGAGAGCGGTGCTCCCACACAAATCTGCCAAAGCCAGGTTGAACACAATCATGTACTTAGGCGTATGAAGAGTCTTGACCAGGTAGATAACTGAGAGAAGGAGGACATTCCCAAAAACAGTCAGGATATAGACGAAACACAGGAAGACATAGTAAATCTTCACATGAGGAATGTTGGAAAACCCACTGAGATAGAAATTTGCAGGACgaaaaaatgtgacattaaatgTAGGAGCAGCTTTCTCTTCTGAGCCCATTATGAATGTTTGATTCCCTGGatgtaaaaagaaacaataacaaaatatataataaagaaCAACAGCTGACTGATTGGACTGTTGTAACCAAACTCACCTCCAACAACATCAAGTGTGCAGAGCACAAAAGTGTCTGAGAGAGAGGTGTCATTTATATTGTGTCCCTCTCATTGTGGGACATTTGAAATGCAGGTGGCTGTGTCACATGGTCATGAATTACATACTGATTTACTTCACTGAGTAATTGTCTCATAGTTTATGTCACTGATGTGCTGATGCAATCGACTCGTTCACCGTTCACTGCAGGATACTGAATTATCCCTTATGGCACAGTGTAGAAACAGGACAAATTTAAAACACATGCCACAAATTATAAACCAtaatttgtttagttttttttaaaaagattaaaaataaatacaccatAAAATATCAGGTGCTGTAGTGCTTCGTGCCTTCATACTGTCGGCCCTTAAAAATCAAAGTCGGattttaaaatctttgaaaactgaaatgaatttttccacaaaaacagattttgtttgGTTCGCTGATACCATAGATGAGGAATGTGCACATGTGAGTACTGTATTAAGATAATCCACTGCCTTCTCACCTTTCACCCAGTgaatagcagcagcagcagcctagATAGTGAAATGTGGAGAAGTGTACAGTGATGGTGCTTGACCTTTGTACGtgaggaggaggattttaaattctattctggattttacagggtaCCAATGCAGAGAAGCTAACACCAGAGACATTTGACGTCATTTCCTATTTCCTGTCAGAACTCATGccgcagcattttggatcaacAAGAGAGTCTTAAAATATCCAGCCCTAAAATATCAGGTGCTGTGGTTAATCAGAAGTCACCCtgaaccaaaaatgtcaacctcatggtgaaGCGAGAGGAAAAATCAGAGGATCATTAAAATCAGgaggcttcatcctctgggaatcATGAGTGTCTATACAAAAGAGAGATGTATTTATtaatctggaccaaagtggtggactgaccgaCTGGCTGGCTGACACTGCAATGCATAGGTCacactgctagcatggctaaccAAGTATTTAGGTTAAAAGCAGAAGGGATTCATGTtcaaacacagtggaaacactgtGACACAATACCCTGCAATACTGTGCATCAGTGGTGCTCAAACTAGGGGACGTCCCCCCTTGAGGGGGCATAGAGCCACTGAACGGGAAGCGTGGATAACCAGGAGAAAACTATGGAGTGAAACTGAGTTGAACAAGAGACTATTTTGCAATTGGATCAAACAAGCAAAAAGGCCTGTCAACATGCTGACGTTCTAACTCATGAATACACCGAAGTATTAAACGTACTGAGTACTCACGGGTCGGACCAAACCATCGCCTAATTCTGCCTTCATTTGATCTCAGCTACAAACCTGTAATGTTTCATGACACCATCCTGCACAGTTGTGATGCTGAGGCATGAACTAAATTTTtccacatagagacagacatataaacatcTGCCAGATTACTCAGAACCAGCTCTTTGGTAGTTGCCACTACAGCAGGTGTCACCAGGACCACATTATCATGtgatgacacacatacatacccacaaggaaaaaacaaagccagctctgctgttgcagctggtaaTGAATATGAATTGTGTAGCTTTCTGATGATACCACTCTGACCATTTCAACTTGGATCCTATTTTACTTGTTGCCTCCCCTACCTTTGTTAATGATTgataaacac
This genomic stretch from Toxotes jaculatrix isolate fToxJac2 chromosome 12, fToxJac2.pri, whole genome shotgun sequence harbors:
- the LOC121190302 gene encoding olfactory receptor 1-like codes for the protein MGSEEKAAPKFNATFFRPANFYLSGFSNIPHVKYYYVFLCFVYILTVLGNVLLISVIYLVKTLHTPKYMIVFNLALADLCGSTALIPKLLDTFLFNRRYILYEACLSSMFFVLIFASVQLWTLVTMAYDRFVAICFPLRYHSIVTKPAIAAMLLFMWIFLLSLLVLTVGLIDRLSFCGSVEVKSFFCDHAPVYRLACNDTSLNNIMAWIAFAILLCFPLILIGLTYVSISIALSRIASAEERLKALKTCTSHLILVAIFFLPIVGTNIAAVTSYIHPNARIINSSLTHTIPALLNPIVYSLKTEEVLNSIRKLCKRNRLSNITSSKKMKPVSLQ
- the LOC121190303 gene encoding olfactory receptor 1-like — its product is MGSEEKAAPKFNVTFFRPANFYLSGFSNIPHVKIYFVFLCFVYILTVFGNVLLISVIYLVKTLHTPKYMIVFNLALADLCGSTALIPKLLDTFLFNRRYILYEACLSSMFFVLFFASVQSWTLVIMAYDRFIAICFPLRYHSIVTKPAIAAMLLCIWVFLLSMLAFTVGLIDRLSFCGSVVVKSFFCDHGPVYHLACNDKSLNYIMAWTAFTIILCFPLILIALTYVSISIALSRIASAEERLKALKTCTSHLILVAILFLPIVGTNIAAMTSNLHPNARIINSSLTHTIPALLNPIIYSLKTEEVLNSIRKLCKRNRLSNITSSKKMKPV
- the LOC121190689 gene encoding olfactory receptor 1-like, coding for MGSEEKAAPTFNVTFFRPANFYLSGFSNIPHVKIYYVFLCFVYILTVFGNVLLLSVIYLVKTLHTPKYMIVFNLALADLCGSTALIPKLLDTFLFNRRYILYEACLSSMFFVLFFASVQSWTLVIMAYDRFIAICFPLRYHSIVTKPAIAAMLLFIWFFLLSMLAFTVGLIDRLSFCGSVVVKSFFCDHGPVYHLACNDKSLNYIMAWTAFTIILCFPLILIALTYVSISIALSRIASAEERLKALKTCTSHLILVAILFLPIVGTNIAAASNLHPNARIINSSLTHTIPALLNPIIYSLKTEEVLNSIRKLCKRNRLSNITSSKKVKPVSLL